Proteins encoded within one genomic window of Catharus ustulatus isolate bCatUst1 chromosome 10, bCatUst1.pri.v2, whole genome shotgun sequence:
- the SFT2D3 gene encoding vesicle transport protein SFT2C, with translation MADLGRQLHEYLAQSKAGATTGPSAVPTPPAAGGSQEEAGDGGGLRAWLGALNPFPPGTPPGATVWPWTGEEDPWLLGLSRWQRLAGSGLCVLLAALCFGLAGLCVPLLLLRARKFALLWSLGSLCALGAAALLRGPARLLREPGRGALLYLGALFGTLYAALALRSTVLTALGAAAQLGTAATALLAALPGGAAGLRRLAGLLRTAVCGRGKALPL, from the coding sequence ATGGCGGACCTGGGCCGGCAGCTGCACGAGTACCTCGCGCAGTCCAAGGCTGGTGCTACCACCGGCCCCAGCGCGGTCCCCACACCGCCGGCCGCCGGCGGCTCGCAGGAGGAAGCGGGTGACGGCGGCGGGCTGCGGGCCTGGCTGGGGGCGCTGAACCCGTTCCCTCCGGGCACTCCGCCAGGCGCCACGGTGTGGCCTTGGACGGGAGAGGAGGACccgtggctgctggggctgtcccgCTGGCAGCGGCTGGCGGGCAGTGGGCTGTGCGTGCTTCTGGCCGCGCTGTGCTTCGGGCTGGCCGGGCTGTGcgtgccgctgctgctgctgcgcgCCCGCAAGTTCGCGCTGCTCTGGTCGCTCGGCTCGCTGTGTGCGCTGGGCGCCGCCGCGCTGCTGCGCGGGCCCGCCCGGCTGCTGCGGGAGCCCGGCCGCGGGGCGCTGCTGTACCTCGGGGCGCTGTTCGGGACGCTGTACGCCGCGCTGGCGCTGCGCAGCACCGTGCTCACAGCGCTGGGCGCTGCCGCGCAGCTGGGCACGGCCGCCACCGCGCTCCTGGCCGCGCTGCCCGGCGGTGCCGCCGGCCTGCGCCGCCTCGCCGGGCTGCTCCGCACCGCCGTGTGCGGCCGAGGCAAGGCTCTGCCGCTGtga